In Ornithinibacter aureus, the genomic stretch CCGCGACGTGTCGGCCGAGCTGCTCGAACGGGTGGGTCTGGCGCCTGAACTGGGGGCGCGCTATCCGGCCCAGCTCTCGGGCGGGCAGCAGCAGCGGGTGGGGGTGGCCCGGGCCCTTGCCGCCGACCCGCCGGTCATGCTCATGGACGAGCCGTTCTCCGCGGTCGACCCCGTCGTGCGCGACCAGCTGCAGGACGAGTTCCTGCGGCTTCAGTCCGAGCTCGGCAAGACCATCCTGCTCGTGACGCACGACATCGACGAGGCCATCAAGCTCGGGGACCAAGTGGCCGTGCTGCGCGTCGGCGGCAGGCTCGCGCAGGTCGCTGAGCCCGCGTACCTGCTCGCCCACCCGGCCGACGACTTCGTCGCCGACTTCGTGGGGCGCGACCGCGGGTACCGTGCCCTGCAGTTCCAGCAGGTGCCGCGACTGCCGTTGCGCGCCGAGCCGACCGTGCTCCTCGGTGAGGTGCCGTCACGATCGGATTCCGCGTGGTTGCTCGTCGTCGACGGCTCCCGTCGCCCGGTCGGCTGGGTCGAACCGGCCCAGGTCGGGGCGCGGGCGGTCACCGAGGCCGACCTGCACCGCGGCGGCACGGTGGCGCCGGCGCAGGGGTCGCTGCGGGCTGCCCTGGATGCCGCCCTGTCCTCACCGAGCCGTCGCGGCGTCATCGTCGACGACGCCGGAGAGCTGTGCGGCACCGTGCTCGCCCACGAGGTGCTGACCGCCATCGAGGAGACCGACCGACCCGAGCGCGACGAGGGCCTGTCGTGACCTGGCTCGGCGACAACTGGCGCACGGTGCTCGACCTCGCGGTCTCGCACCTGTACCTCGCCGGGGTGCCGCTGGTCATCGGGCTCGTGCTCGCG encodes the following:
- a CDS encoding ABC transporter ATP-binding protein — its product is MIRFDAVTKQFPDGTIAVDDLTLTAPTGKITVLVGPSGCGKTTSLRMVNRMIEPTSGTISLDGQDTGRMNAAELRRGIGYVIQHAGLFPHRTVLDNIGTVPRLLGWDKKRTRDVSAELLERVGLAPELGARYPAQLSGGQQQRVGVARALAADPPVMLMDEPFSAVDPVVRDQLQDEFLRLQSELGKTILLVTHDIDEAIKLGDQVAVLRVGGRLAQVAEPAYLLAHPADDFVADFVGRDRGYRALQFQQVPRLPLRAEPTVLLGEVPSRSDSAWLLVVDGSRRPVGWVEPAQVGARAVTEADLHRGGTVAPAQGSLRAALDAALSSPSRRGVIVDDAGELCGTVLAHEVLTAIEETDRPERDEGLS